A window of the Gemmatimonadota bacterium genome harbors these coding sequences:
- a CDS encoding alcohol dehydrogenase catalytic domain-containing protein, which yields MKASVYLGPERVELRDIEEPKPGDDEVLIKVARAGLCGTDLHVYQGHMDQRVQIPLVMGHEMCGEIVEVPKDAEFKVGDRVVVEPTVACGMCAACRRGHRHVCQNLNFLGIDSAGAFQAFWNAPLDRLHRVPDALDDDAGALIEPLAVAVHDVRRAKVELGDRAVVIGGGPIGMLVAMAARLDGAEVVISEVNPFRLAKARALGFEIVNPLETDLLAYTEDWTGGAGADLVFEVSGSAPGAKVMTELARVRGTIVLVGVHAEPPPVDLQRFFWRELHLVGCRVYEPIDFERAIRLAASGAVDVKALVTDTLPLADAAKGFEQMVAGGEVMKVLLDCQA from the coding sequence ATGAAAGCGTCTGTTTATCTGGGACCCGAGCGAGTCGAATTGCGCGATATTGAGGAACCCAAACCGGGCGATGATGAGGTGCTCATCAAGGTGGCGCGGGCGGGTTTGTGCGGTACGGATTTGCATGTTTATCAGGGGCATATGGATCAACGAGTGCAAATTCCCCTGGTGATGGGGCACGAGATGTGCGGCGAAATTGTAGAGGTTCCGAAAGATGCCGAGTTTAAAGTGGGAGATCGCGTGGTGGTTGAACCGACAGTGGCATGTGGGATGTGTGCGGCTTGCCGGCGGGGACACCGTCATGTTTGTCAGAATCTGAATTTTTTAGGTATTGACTCTGCGGGGGCATTCCAGGCTTTTTGGAATGCACCTCTCGACCGCCTGCACCGCGTACCCGATGCACTGGACGACGATGCCGGTGCGCTTATTGAACCGCTTGCGGTCGCTGTCCACGATGTTCGGCGTGCAAAGGTGGAATTGGGTGACCGCGCGGTTGTGATTGGCGGTGGCCCGATTGGGATGCTGGTTGCAATGGCGGCGCGATTGGATGGGGCCGAGGTGGTGATTTCCGAAGTGAATCCCTTTCGTTTGGCAAAGGCGAGGGCATTGGGCTTTGAGATTGTGAATCCATTGGAAACAGATCTTCTCGCATATACCGAAGATTGGACCGGGGGCGCAGGTGCGGATCTCGTATTTGAAGTTAGCGGCAGTGCGCCCGGCGCAAAGGTTATGACGGAGTTGGCCCGGGTCCGCGGAACCATTGTGCTGGTTGGGGTACACGCTGAACCACCGCCTGTGGATTTGCAGCGTTTTTTTTGGCGGGAATTGCATCTGGTGGGGTGTCGCGTGTACGAGCCCATAGATTTTGAGCGGGCAATTCGATTGGCGGCGTCTGGCGCGGTTGATGTAAAAGCGCTGGTTACGGATACGCTGCCACTGGCGGATGCGGCAAAGGGATTTGAACAGATGGTGGCAGGTGGCGAGGTGATGAAGGTGCTTTTAGATTGTCAGGCGTAA
- a CDS encoding SDR family oxidoreductase, with product MLDKFDLSGKTALVTGCRRGIGRAFAQGLAEAGADIVGVSASLASGSEVEGDVTGLGRSFRPYACDFSDRDALRAFIARVKADVAQVDILVNNAGTILREPAADHPDEYWDRVIEVNLNAQFVLAREFGKEMVARGGGKIVFTASLLSFQGGITVPGYAAAKGGIATLTMALSNEWASKGVNVNAIAPGYIATDNTEALRNDSVRSEQILTRIPRGRWGQPDDLKGACVFLCSDAANYINGAILTVDGGWMGR from the coding sequence ATTTTGGATAAGTTTGATTTGAGCGGTAAGACTGCACTGGTGACGGGGTGTCGGCGCGGTATTGGGCGCGCTTTTGCCCAGGGGTTGGCCGAGGCAGGTGCCGATATTGTGGGGGTGAGTGCATCGCTGGCGTCGGGTAGTGAGGTGGAGGGGGATGTTACCGGATTGGGTCGTAGTTTCCGCCCTTATGCGTGTGATTTTTCCGATCGAGATGCTTTGCGGGCTTTTATAGCACGGGTGAAAGCAGATGTCGCTCAGGTCGATATACTGGTGAATAATGCGGGTACGATCTTGCGGGAACCTGCGGCGGATCATCCGGATGAATACTGGGATAGAGTGATTGAGGTAAATTTGAATGCGCAATTTGTTCTCGCACGCGAGTTCGGCAAAGAGATGGTCGCGCGCGGAGGTGGCAAAATTGTTTTTACAGCGTCTTTGCTGAGTTTTCAGGGTGGCATTACAGTACCGGGTTACGCTGCGGCCAAAGGGGGAATTGCGACTTTGACGATGGCGCTGTCAAATGAGTGGGCGAGCAAGGGGGTGAATGTCAATGCTATTGCGCCGGGGTATATTGCAACGGATAATACCGAAGCCCTGCGCAATGATTCTGTCCGTTCCGAGCAAATTTTGACGCGGATTCCGCGGGGGCGATGGGGGCAACCGGATGATTTGAAAGGCGCGTGTGTGTTTTTGTGTTCAGATGCGGCTAATTATATCAATGGTGCGATTCTGACTGTGGATGGCGGATGGATGGGGCGGTGA
- a CDS encoding co-chaperone GroES family protein — protein MQIGNKELVVIGDRVLVKREDLEERTKVGLYLPQTVVEKEEVQSGRIMATGPGLPLPETPEDDEPWRNSPKEPRYLPLQVEEGDFALFLQKAAMEISFEGEKYLIVPQASILVVIRESDTIVGEDEVLDELDGLDL, from the coding sequence ATGCAAATAGGAAACAAAGAACTCGTCGTTATTGGCGACCGCGTTTTGGTCAAGCGGGAAGATTTGGAAGAACGAACCAAAGTAGGGCTTTATTTGCCTCAAACTGTGGTCGAAAAAGAGGAAGTACAAAGCGGTCGTATTATGGCCACAGGCCCTGGTCTGCCGCTGCCAGAAACGCCCGAAGACGATGAACCCTGGCGCAATTCTCCAAAAGAACCGCGGTATTTGCCCCTGCAAGTTGAAGAAGGCGATTTTGCCTTATTTTTGCAAAAAGCCGCGATGGAGATCTCTTTCGAAGGCGAGAAATACCTCATTGTGCCCCAGGCTTCCATTCTCGTTGTGATTCGAGAGTCGGATACCATAGTAGGTGAAGACGAGGTATTGGATGAACTGGACGGTCTTGACCTGTGA
- a CDS encoding aldo/keto reductase, producing MEYRPFGKTGLDVSAIGFGCWELGGNYGYFDEGEVIAGIHKALDLGINCFDTAEGYGKGKSEALLARGLGNRRKDVIVVTKVGIGYTDSGREKGRDSRRERIMASVENSLRFLDTDYIDVYLIHWPDRHTPFEEPMQVLEDLIQQGKVRFGGVSNFKAEEIDACMKTRRVDVGQYGYHMFDRRMERDVFPYCEAHGIGMMGYGSLAHGLLAGAFDENTIFDAEDWRSKGGLFNMPLFTEENFPRNLKVVEALKQMAADRGTAIYHLALAWVLSNPVISTALVGVRKPEEVVSNMGALEVVLSEDDKCAIDAIFDNYGVDTRPDIWVE from the coding sequence ATGGAGTACAGGCCGTTTGGAAAGACCGGGTTGGATGTTTCGGCGATTGGGTTTGGGTGCTGGGAACTCGGTGGGAATTATGGTTATTTTGATGAGGGCGAAGTGATTGCGGGCATTCACAAGGCACTGGATTTGGGGATTAATTGCTTTGATACGGCTGAAGGCTATGGGAAGGGGAAATCAGAGGCTCTGCTCGCGCGCGGTCTGGGAAATCGACGCAAGGATGTGATTGTGGTGACGAAGGTCGGTATTGGATATACGGATTCGGGACGGGAGAAGGGGCGCGACAGTCGCAGAGAGCGAATTATGGCGTCGGTAGAGAACAGTTTGCGGTTTTTGGATACGGATTATATCGATGTCTATTTGATTCACTGGCCCGATCGACACACGCCTTTTGAAGAGCCTATGCAGGTGCTGGAAGATTTGATTCAGCAGGGCAAGGTGCGCTTTGGAGGGGTATCGAATTTCAAGGCTGAGGAGATCGATGCATGTATGAAGACGCGGCGGGTAGATGTGGGGCAATACGGCTATCATATGTTTGATCGGCGTATGGAGAGGGATGTTTTTCCCTATTGCGAAGCGCATGGTATTGGGATGATGGGATATGGCTCTCTGGCGCATGGGCTGCTCGCCGGGGCGTTTGATGAGAATACGATATTCGACGCAGAAGATTGGCGGTCTAAGGGCGGGTTGTTTAATATGCCTTTGTTTACCGAAGAGAATTTTCCGCGCAATTTGAAGGTGGTGGAAGCGTTAAAACAGATGGCGGCAGACCGCGGCACAGCGATTTATCACCTCGCGCTGGCGTGGGTGTTGTCCAACCCTGTGATCAGCACCGCACTGGTTGGCGTGCGTAAACCCGAGGAGGTGGTGTCGAATATGGGGGCATTGGAGGTGGTGTTATCCGAAGACGATAAGTGTGCTATTGATGCGATATTTGATAATTACGGGGTGGATACACGCCCGGATATTTGGGTGGAGTAG
- a CDS encoding HU family DNA-binding protein, translating to MSQAVTKRWSKAQIVSAIAESTGLSKKDVGSVLDGLDSAIESHITAGSVGEFVLPGLLKIKRVEKPARAEREGVNPFTGEKITIAAKPASQGVRISALKKLKDMV from the coding sequence ATGTCGCAAGCTGTAACAAAACGATGGAGCAAAGCCCAAATTGTAAGCGCGATCGCAGAAAGTACCGGTCTGAGTAAAAAAGATGTGGGTAGCGTTCTCGATGGGTTGGACAGTGCCATTGAAAGCCATATCACAGCAGGTTCCGTCGGCGAATTTGTGTTGCCTGGTCTGCTCAAAATCAAAAGGGTTGAAAAACCGGCCCGCGCAGAACGAGAGGGCGTCAATCCCTTCACAGGCGAAAAAATAACAATTGCAGCTAAACCCGCTTCGCAGGGTGTAAGAATCTCAGCTCTCAAAAAACTGAAAGACATGGTTTAG
- a CDS encoding DUF1800 domain-containing protein — protein sequence MSNREHFPVAPKLAYASTGLEPYIPSAEQPWDEHRAAHLLRRTLIGPTPKEIAEAVQSTPEAIVDRLLEMPFLPPSPPDQWVYQDPFQRPNQDERKIERQRVDQTRAWWMALIVNQELSIQERMVLFWHDHFATQAKDVRRPQWMYLQNYLFRKHAVGNFKTLVEGVTRDPAMIYYLDSNTNRVGRPNENYARELMELFTMGEGSTYTEQDIGEAARALTGWVVVGKRPEFRENRFDKGQKTFLGQTGNFNEQDIIDIIFQQEVTAEFICGKLYREFVYEHPDKNVVSALAQIMRDNNYEIKPVLKTLLLSQHFFDPAIIGSKIKSPVELVAGTARSLGFKAGNGWSISSEYLVYIAQVLGQKLLDPPNVAGWPGYRLWISTSTLPERHKMTDEMVDAKPRNPNRYTILNPDAVGFVKAFPEPYDAEKLVRDMGECLTAFPVDEYRLEMFLETLLEGADVYDWNPDDIAAPRRIKNILKLIFELPDYQLN from the coding sequence GTGTCCAACCGCGAACACTTTCCCGTTGCGCCCAAACTTGCGTATGCATCCACGGGACTCGAACCGTATATCCCCTCGGCAGAACAGCCATGGGATGAGCACCGGGCGGCACACCTCTTGCGGCGCACCCTGATTGGCCCAACGCCAAAAGAAATTGCAGAAGCCGTGCAAAGCACGCCAGAAGCCATTGTAGATCGCCTTCTGGAAATGCCTTTTTTACCTCCCAGTCCACCCGATCAGTGGGTTTATCAGGATCCATTTCAAAGACCGAATCAAGATGAGCGCAAAATTGAGCGCCAGCGAGTTGACCAGACCCGCGCCTGGTGGATGGCACTCATCGTCAACCAGGAACTCTCAATTCAAGAGCGCATGGTACTCTTCTGGCACGATCACTTTGCCACCCAGGCCAAAGATGTCAGACGCCCACAGTGGATGTATCTCCAAAATTACCTGTTCCGCAAGCACGCCGTCGGCAACTTCAAAACACTCGTAGAGGGCGTCACGCGCGATCCGGCCATGATCTACTACCTCGACAGCAACACCAACAGAGTGGGAAGACCCAATGAAAATTACGCCCGGGAACTCATGGAATTATTCACCATGGGCGAGGGCAGCACCTACACAGAACAAGACATCGGAGAAGCGGCTCGCGCGCTCACAGGTTGGGTTGTCGTAGGTAAGCGACCCGAATTTAGAGAAAACCGATTCGACAAAGGTCAGAAAACATTCCTGGGACAAACCGGCAACTTCAATGAGCAAGACATTATCGACATCATCTTCCAGCAAGAAGTCACAGCTGAATTTATATGCGGCAAACTCTATCGCGAATTTGTCTATGAACATCCAGACAAAAACGTCGTCTCGGCACTCGCGCAAATCATGCGCGACAACAACTACGAAATCAAACCGGTTTTGAAGACATTGCTCTTAAGCCAGCACTTCTTCGATCCAGCCATCATCGGCTCCAAAATCAAAAGCCCCGTCGAACTCGTCGCCGGCACAGCGCGCAGTCTCGGTTTCAAAGCTGGGAATGGGTGGAGCATCAGTTCCGAGTACCTCGTTTATATCGCCCAGGTGCTCGGTCAGAAACTGCTCGATCCTCCCAATGTGGCCGGGTGGCCTGGATATCGGCTATGGATCAGCACATCAACACTGCCCGAACGCCACAAAATGACCGACGAAATGGTCGATGCCAAACCGCGCAATCCCAATCGTTACACCATTCTCAATCCAGATGCAGTGGGATTCGTCAAGGCATTTCCCGAACCCTACGACGCAGAAAAACTCGTTCGCGACATGGGAGAATGTCTGACGGCCTTTCCAGTTGATGAATATCGTCTCGAAATGTTTTTGGAAACACTCCTCGAAGGCGCCGATGTCTATGACTGGAACCCCGACGATATTGCAGCTCCCCGACGCATCAAGAATATCCTCAAACTCATCTTTGAATTGCCCGACTATCAACTGAATTAG
- a CDS encoding HD domain-containing protein has product MNTKHLTSIREPLRKLLVQIPQRNHPLVGHAYHFANASHEGQDRDAGQPYITHPIGVALILASELGFARDAEMMAAALLHDAVEDSALTLNDIEPTFGKNIATLVSGVTKVEGSKAGRTARRIATLQHLFTHARRDPRVLILKLADRMYNMRSLDGISEIDRRQRIARETIDIYAPLSHLLGMARIRRELEDRSLCCLEPRIANQIQTTFRTEPTGHLVKFQDTIRNLLNANGVRTSVRVQQKSLGSIYRKMQHRPLSQIQDRYAVEVIVSRRRLCYLALGILHEHFLPVMERFKDFISLSKRNGYQALHTSVHHRDQRYEIHIQTPAMHRLGEFGIAALRGDAQHEERRTRWLHDFVDWYDRADASHHLMTELKRILFTREIVALTPRGDPFILPEDATVVDFAFAVHTDLGLQCKGGRINGARAYPFSKLAWGDTVEIDTDPNQHPKKSWINRVKTYRARRHIQHYFNSLK; this is encoded by the coding sequence GTGAATACCAAACACCTGACATCCATACGCGAACCTCTGCGGAAATTGCTGGTACAAATCCCCCAGCGCAATCATCCGCTCGTCGGGCATGCATACCACTTCGCCAATGCCAGCCACGAAGGCCAGGACCGCGACGCCGGGCAACCGTATATTACCCATCCCATCGGCGTGGCACTCATCCTGGCTTCTGAATTGGGCTTTGCACGCGACGCGGAAATGATGGCAGCGGCACTATTGCACGACGCCGTTGAAGACTCTGCCCTGACCCTTAACGACATTGAACCCACCTTTGGCAAAAACATTGCCACCCTCGTCAGCGGCGTTACAAAAGTAGAAGGATCAAAAGCCGGTCGCACTGCGCGGCGCATTGCCACCCTGCAACATCTGTTCACCCATGCCAGAAGAGACCCTCGCGTACTCATCCTCAAATTAGCTGACCGCATGTATAACATGCGCAGCCTCGACGGTATTTCAGAAATCGACAGGCGACAACGCATTGCGCGAGAAACCATTGATATATACGCGCCCCTATCGCACTTATTGGGCATGGCCCGCATTCGCCGCGAGCTTGAAGACCGCAGCCTCTGCTGCCTTGAACCGCGTATCGCGAATCAGATACAGACGACATTTAGAACAGAACCAACCGGGCATCTCGTAAAATTCCAGGACACAATTCGCAACTTGCTCAACGCCAATGGCGTGCGGACAAGTGTGCGCGTACAACAGAAAAGTTTGGGCAGCATTTACCGCAAAATGCAACATCGTCCCCTCAGTCAAATCCAGGATCGCTACGCAGTCGAAGTCATTGTCTCGCGCCGTCGTCTGTGTTATTTGGCCCTGGGTATTTTACACGAGCACTTCCTCCCCGTTATGGAGCGTTTCAAAGATTTTATATCCCTGTCCAAACGCAATGGTTATCAGGCCCTGCATACCAGCGTCCACCACAGGGATCAACGCTACGAAATCCACATTCAAACCCCTGCAATGCATCGCCTGGGCGAATTTGGCATCGCCGCATTGCGCGGAGACGCACAACACGAAGAGCGACGCACGCGCTGGTTGCACGATTTTGTCGATTGGTACGACCGCGCCGATGCCTCCCATCACCTGATGACTGAACTCAAACGCATTCTCTTTACCCGAGAAATTGTCGCACTCACCCCCAGGGGTGATCCCTTTATATTGCCCGAAGATGCGACCGTCGTCGATTTTGCCTTTGCCGTACATACCGACCTCGGCTTACAATGCAAAGGAGGCCGTATCAACGGCGCGCGGGCTTATCCATTCTCCAAACTTGCCTGGGGCGACACCGTTGAAATTGACACCGATCCAAACCAGCATCCCAAAAAGAGCTGGATCAACCGCGTAAAAACCTACCGCGCCCGTCGCCACATCCAGCACTATTTCAATAGCCTGAAATAA
- a CDS encoding exonuclease domain-containing protein produces MSILHTYITLDLETTGLNPKEAEIIEIGAVKVKDGEIADRFQTYVRPQMGVPEETTRLTGIAFKDVRNAPRINAAIENFMTFAGDQPLIVHQGRFETRFLSEASGLPFGNNIHSVRDLAQIALPNLSDHRANTLADYFEVKSQSAHKALCDAEQLAGIYPGVIEILRETSLQTKQNILRLLQGTNSPLLNIFVDLGNEAIKSEFMNRIRGGGADGLPLSNVGGEELRSETEDSEPLDIDMLCTLFESGGTFDQQTKGYEVRAEQIEMVRAIANAFNNNHLLVAEAGTGVGKSMAYLTPAIHHAAQNGRRVIVSTNTKNLQEQLFFKDLPHLERTLDIPFSYVLLKGRSNYICLNRWHAALANIETFFTEDEREGALSLVIWAEQTQTGDISENNGFDMRRYASLWSKVCSDSGYCRSQKCRTNGQCFANAVRRSAQKAHIVVINHSLLFSDIVSENAVLGEYEDLILDEAHNIEKIAAQYLGCELNIWQIKNFSDQLRSPGFQNTGTLPALRHWIGVADLKDNIFATFDKGIGRAVNAAEDIYLKAQAFFQDLTEFLYGKQGSRKFYYTPKVRYRPGENTFEAVGESLDDFAEAIKDLNNSLKNLCDWLKDLPDDTFPNQDELVNELDGRAQECSNLLAALNHLTHPEDEQCVYWVELPTRENSSDTRLFSAPLHVAEVLSEALYDKMHTIVFTSATLGIRGKLIYFLQRMGLDTMPEARVQTRCLGSPFDYNLQALVCVPQFMPSPKSPHFQQAVDDLLRHLARKVGRGTLALFTSYSMLNQSYDALKNDLSSDGILLLGQGIDGARGSITDRFKTHRRAMLLGTDSFWEGVDIPGEALEILGIIRLPFAVPSEPLVAAHMEELEKQGKNPFLHYSVPEAILKFRQGFGRLIRNKSDRGIVIVFDSRVLSTFYGRAFLEALPVQHRAFRAPDHLLQAIKNWFDKASAS; encoded by the coding sequence ATGTCCATTCTCCACACCTACATAACCCTCGATCTCGAAACCACGGGTCTGAACCCGAAAGAAGCCGAAATAATCGAAATCGGTGCTGTCAAAGTCAAAGATGGCGAAATAGCCGATCGCTTTCAGACCTATGTGCGCCCCCAAATGGGTGTACCCGAAGAAACAACGCGCCTGACGGGCATCGCATTCAAAGACGTGAGAAACGCACCCCGCATCAACGCGGCAATCGAAAATTTTATGACCTTTGCCGGCGACCAGCCCCTCATCGTACATCAGGGCCGATTTGAAACCCGCTTTTTATCTGAAGCCTCTGGCCTGCCCTTTGGCAACAACATACACAGCGTGCGCGACCTCGCGCAGATTGCCCTGCCCAATTTATCCGATCATCGGGCGAATACGCTCGCGGACTATTTTGAAGTCAAATCCCAATCAGCACACAAAGCACTTTGCGATGCCGAGCAACTCGCAGGCATATACCCGGGTGTCATCGAGATCTTACGCGAAACCTCATTGCAAACAAAACAAAACATACTGCGGCTTTTGCAAGGCACAAATAGCCCCTTACTCAACATCTTTGTCGATCTGGGCAATGAAGCGATCAAAAGCGAATTTATGAACCGCATTCGCGGTGGCGGGGCAGATGGCCTCCCTCTATCCAATGTGGGCGGCGAAGAACTCCGATCGGAAACAGAGGACAGCGAACCCCTCGACATAGACATGCTCTGCACCCTGTTTGAATCCGGCGGCACATTTGACCAACAAACCAAAGGATATGAAGTGCGTGCCGAACAGATCGAAATGGTACGCGCCATTGCCAATGCCTTCAACAACAACCATCTCCTCGTCGCCGAAGCGGGTACAGGTGTGGGCAAATCCATGGCCTATCTCACCCCGGCCATTCACCACGCCGCACAAAATGGCCGCCGCGTCATTGTATCCACCAATACCAAAAATCTTCAGGAACAATTGTTCTTCAAAGACCTGCCCCACCTCGAACGCACCCTGGATATCCCCTTCAGCTATGTCCTGCTCAAAGGTCGCAGCAACTATATATGCCTCAACCGCTGGCATGCCGCACTCGCCAATATCGAAACCTTCTTTACCGAAGACGAGCGCGAAGGCGCTTTATCCCTCGTTATATGGGCAGAACAAACGCAAACCGGTGACATCTCGGAAAACAACGGCTTTGATATGCGTCGCTATGCCAGTCTGTGGTCAAAAGTGTGTTCCGACTCGGGGTATTGCCGCTCGCAAAAGTGCCGCACCAACGGACAGTGTTTTGCCAACGCCGTGCGCCGATCTGCCCAAAAAGCACATATCGTAGTTATCAATCACTCCCTGCTCTTTTCCGACATCGTCTCGGAAAATGCCGTGCTGGGCGAATACGAAGACCTCATCCTGGACGAAGCCCACAACATCGAAAAAATTGCCGCACAATATTTGGGGTGCGAACTCAATATATGGCAAATCAAAAATTTTTCCGATCAACTGCGCAGTCCGGGTTTTCAGAACACCGGTACCCTGCCCGCATTGCGTCACTGGATCGGTGTAGCCGATCTCAAAGACAATATCTTCGCCACCTTTGACAAAGGCATTGGGCGAGCCGTGAACGCCGCCGAAGACATCTATCTCAAAGCGCAGGCCTTTTTTCAAGACCTCACGGAATTTTTGTACGGCAAACAGGGCAGCCGAAAATTTTACTACACGCCCAAAGTGCGCTATCGCCCGGGTGAAAATACGTTTGAAGCGGTTGGAGAAAGTCTCGATGACTTTGCCGAAGCGATCAAAGACCTCAACAACAGCTTAAAAAATCTGTGCGATTGGCTCAAAGACTTGCCCGACGACACCTTTCCCAACCAGGACGAACTCGTCAACGAACTCGACGGGCGCGCACAGGAATGCAGCAACCTGCTCGCAGCCCTCAACCACTTGACCCATCCCGAAGATGAACAATGCGTTTACTGGGTTGAATTGCCAACCCGAGAAAACAGCAGTGACACGCGTCTGTTCTCCGCGCCCCTGCACGTCGCCGAAGTATTGAGCGAAGCACTCTACGACAAAATGCATACCATCGTCTTCACATCGGCCACTCTGGGTATTCGCGGCAAACTCATCTACTTTCTTCAGCGCATGGGGCTCGACACCATGCCCGAAGCGCGCGTACAAACGCGTTGCCTGGGTTCGCCTTTTGACTACAATTTACAAGCCCTCGTCTGCGTACCTCAATTTATGCCATCGCCCAAATCCCCTCATTTTCAACAAGCTGTTGACGATTTGTTGCGCCATCTCGCACGCAAAGTCGGACGGGGCACGCTGGCATTATTCACGTCCTACAGCATGCTCAACCAGTCTTATGACGCACTCAAAAACGATCTATCGTCCGACGGCATCTTGCTCCTGGGACAGGGGATAGACGGTGCGCGCGGCAGCATTACCGACCGCTTTAAGACCCACCGTCGTGCAATGCTCCTAGGCACCGACAGTTTCTGGGAAGGGGTAGATATCCCCGGCGAAGCCCTCGAAATCCTGGGTATTATTCGCTTGCCTTTCGCCGTGCCATCTGAACCCCTCGTTGCAGCGCACATGGAAGAACTCGAAAAACAGGGCAAAAATCCTTTTTTACACTATTCAGTCCCCGAAGCCATTCTCAAATTTCGCCAGGGTTTTGGTCGCCTGATACGCAACAAATCCGACAGAGGCATTGTCATCGTCTTCGACAGTCGGGTTTTATCCACTTTCTATGGGCGAGCCTTTCTCGAAGCATTGCCAGTTCAACATCGGGCGTTTCGAGCACCAGACCATTTATTGCAAGCCATCAAAAACTGGTTCGACAAAGCGAGTGCGTCGTGA
- a CDS encoding formylglycine-generating enzyme family protein → MRRYMMGVLLIVFGVLSGLVDTTEAVEVVLKSGRVVRGELIRETATSITLQLSSSRIEISKLSIKTIDGRSPFEQPRSRVAVSSDSTDKMEVQIPAGDFLMGDTRDKNAPVHKVYLDAYWVDTREVTNAQYREFVTSTGHAAPRYWGEAKYNTPNQPVVGVSWHDANAYCSWKGKRLPTEAEWERAARGAQSRLYPWGDRFDVTRANTRETRSRRPLPVGTFPEGATSEGLLDMSGNVWEWCWDWFEDGYYRVSPRNNPTGPEAGKKRVIRGGGWSAPHIHMARRRGEKPDKTYPSLGFRCARSDTEAQAKQ, encoded by the coding sequence ATGCGGCGGTATATGATGGGAGTATTGTTGATTGTATTTGGGGTGTTATCTGGCCTGGTCGATACAACTGAGGCTGTTGAAGTCGTTCTCAAATCGGGTCGCGTTGTGCGAGGCGAACTGATTCGGGAGACCGCGACTTCTATTACGCTTCAGCTTTCTTCCAGCCGGATCGAAATTTCCAAGTTGAGTATCAAGACGATTGATGGACGTTCTCCTTTTGAACAGCCCAGGTCCCGTGTAGCCGTGTCTTCCGATAGTACAGATAAAATGGAGGTGCAAATTCCCGCAGGCGATTTTCTCATGGGAGATACCCGAGATAAAAACGCGCCTGTACACAAGGTTTATCTCGATGCGTACTGGGTCGATACACGCGAAGTTACCAATGCTCAGTACCGCGAATTTGTGACGAGCACAGGGCATGCGGCTCCCCGGTATTGGGGTGAGGCCAAATACAATACCCCCAACCAACCCGTTGTGGGTGTTTCGTGGCATGACGCCAATGCCTATTGTTCGTGGAAGGGCAAACGGCTGCCCACTGAAGCAGAGTGGGAGCGCGCAGCACGGGGGGCACAAAGTCGTCTTTACCCCTGGGGCGACCGTTTTGATGTCACGAGGGCAAATACCCGGGAAACCCGGAGCCGGCGCCCATTGCCTGTGGGAACCTTCCCGGAAGGTGCTACCAGTGAAGGCTTGCTCGATATGTCGGGCAATGTGTGGGAGTGGTGTTGGGATTGGTTTGAAGACGGATATTACCGCGTTTCTCCGCGCAACAATCCCACGGGACCAGAGGCTGGGAAAAAGCGCGTCATAAGGGGTGGGGGCTGGAGTGCCCCTCATATTCACATGGCCCGACGGCGGGGTGAAAAGCCCGATAAAACCTATCCTTCTCTGGGTTTTCGATGCGCCAGATCAGATACTGAGGCACAGGCAAAACAGTGA